In one Blastocatellia bacterium genomic region, the following are encoded:
- the groES gene encoding co-chaperone GroES: MNIRPLHDRVVVKRLEEQEQVRGGIIIPDTAKEKPQQGEVVAVGNGKILENGTKVPLDVKVGDRVLFGKYSGTEVRIDDEEYLIMREDEILAVIEAAAKSKSASK, encoded by the coding sequence TTGAATATTCGTCCTTTGCACGATCGGGTCGTTGTCAAGCGATTAGAGGAGCAGGAGCAGGTTCGGGGTGGCATCATCATCCCCGATACAGCAAAAGAGAAACCCCAACAGGGCGAGGTCGTTGCCGTCGGTAACGGCAAGATCCTGGAGAATGGAACCAAAGTCCCCCTGGATGTGAAAGTGGGTGATCGGGTTCTGTTTGGTAAGTATTCGGGAACGGAAGTCAGGATTGACGATGAGGAGTATCTCATCATGCGGGAAGACGAGATTCTTGCCGTTATAGAAGCAGCGGCCAAGTCCAAATCAGCGAGCAAGTGA
- the groL gene encoding chaperonin GroEL (60 kDa chaperone family; promotes refolding of misfolded polypeptides especially under stressful conditions; forms two stacked rings of heptamers to form a barrel-shaped 14mer; ends can be capped by GroES; misfolded proteins enter the barrel where they are refolded when GroES binds), producing MAAKLIVHGEESRQAILRGVNKLADAVKVTLGPKGRNVVIEKKFGSPTITKDGVTVAKEIELEDKLENMGAQMVREVASKTSDVAGDGTTTATLLAQAIFREGVKCVAAGANPMALKRGIDKAVERVVEEIKKMAKPVKGDMIAHVGTISANGDTTIGNLIAEAMKKVGKDGVITVEEAKTMQTELEVVEGMQFDRGYLSPYFVTDPERMECVLEDAYILIHEKKISSMKDLLPLLEQIARSGKPLLVIAEDVEGEALATLVVNKLRGTLQVCAVKAPGFGDRRKAMLQDIAILTGGKAITEDLGIKLENVRIEDLGRAKKVVVDKDNTTIVEGAGKPADIEGRVRQIRAQIEETTSDYDREKLQERLAKLVGGVAVIKVGAATETELKEKKARVEDAMHATKAAVEEGIVPGGGVAFIRALRALEKFELEDPDENTGVNIVRRALEEPLRWIAQNAGWEGSIVVERVKNAKEENFGFNAQTEEFEDLVKAGVIDPAMVTRIALQNAASIAGLLLTTEALVSEIPEKKKEKAAVPGGDMEF from the coding sequence ATGGCGGCAAAACTGATTGTTCATGGAGAAGAGTCCCGTCAGGCTATTCTTCGCGGTGTGAATAAGCTGGCCGATGCCGTGAAAGTGACGCTCGGCCCCAAGGGGCGGAACGTCGTCATTGAGAAGAAATTTGGTTCTCCCACGATCACCAAGGATGGTGTCACGGTGGCCAAGGAAATCGAGCTGGAGGACAAGCTCGAGAACATGGGAGCGCAGATGGTGCGGGAAGTGGCCTCGAAGACATCTGATGTGGCGGGTGACGGAACGACAACGGCGACGTTGCTGGCACAAGCAATCTTCCGGGAGGGCGTCAAGTGCGTGGCTGCCGGTGCCAATCCGATGGCTCTCAAGCGGGGCATTGACAAAGCCGTCGAGCGGGTGGTCGAGGAGATCAAAAAGATGGCCAAGCCCGTCAAGGGCGATATGATCGCTCACGTGGGAACGATCTCGGCCAATGGCGATACGACCATTGGCAACCTCATTGCGGAAGCAATGAAGAAGGTGGGTAAGGATGGCGTCATCACGGTCGAAGAAGCCAAGACGATGCAGACCGAACTGGAGGTCGTTGAGGGAATGCAGTTTGACCGGGGCTATCTCTCGCCCTATTTCGTCACCGATCCCGAACGGATGGAGTGCGTGCTGGAGGATGCTTACATCCTGATCCATGAGAAGAAGATCAGCTCGATGAAGGACCTGCTTCCGCTGCTGGAGCAGATCGCTCGAAGCGGAAAGCCGCTGCTGGTCATCGCCGAGGATGTCGAGGGAGAGGCCCTGGCGACCTTGGTGGTCAACAAGCTCCGGGGAACGCTCCAGGTCTGCGCCGTGAAGGCTCCGGGATTTGGCGATCGGCGCAAGGCCATGCTTCAGGACATCGCCATCCTGACCGGTGGAAAAGCGATCACCGAAGACCTGGGCATCAAGCTGGAGAACGTCCGCATTGAGGACCTGGGCCGGGCCAAGAAGGTGGTCGTGGACAAGGACAACACGACCATCGTCGAAGGCGCGGGCAAACCGGCAGATATTGAAGGTCGGGTTCGACAGATTCGCGCCCAGATTGAAGAGACGACCTCCGACTACGACCGGGAGAAGCTGCAAGAACGTCTGGCCAAGCTCGTTGGCGGTGTGGCGGTGATCAAAGTGGGTGCGGCCACGGAAACCGAACTGAAGGAGAAGAAGGCTCGTGTCGAAGATGCCATGCACGCCACGAAGGCGGCCGTCGAGGAAGGGATCGTTCCCGGCGGAGGCGTCGCGTTCATTCGGGCGCTGCGAGCGCTGGAGAAATTTGAACTCGAAGACCCTGACGAAAACACCGGCGTGAACATCGTGCGTCGGGCGCTCGAAGAACCTCTCCGCTGGATCGCGCAGAATGCCGGCTGGGAAGGGTCCATCGTCGTCGAGCGCGTCAAGAATGCCAAGGAGGAAAACTTCGGCTTCAATGCGCAGACGGAGGAGTTTGAGGACCTCGTCAAAGCCGGCGTCATTGATCCGGCCATGGTCACCCGCATTGCCCTCCAGAATGCGGCTTCGATCGCCGGCCTGCTGCTGACGACTGAAGCGCTTGTCTCCGAGATCCCGGAGAAGAAGAAAGAGAAGGCAGCGGTTCCCGGCGGTGACATGGAATTCTAA